One genomic segment of Linepithema humile isolate Giens D197 chromosome 5, Lhum_UNIL_v1.0, whole genome shotgun sequence includes these proteins:
- the LOC105680183 gene encoding GTPase-activating Rap/Ran-GAP domain-like protein 3 isoform X2: protein MSSLRRTLNQSTREGTSTRRHALSGPTTKSMKNVAHANAVPASPLRHRTKYELRSISLEGNKVLPWTARSTTDAIARRGVLSRRCYGSVEMLPQIEQDGADNGRRFRVENGDSPGEKEEMFGSPSTPILENPEYQTRWYFKYFLGKLHQNYIASDQERNPLFLSVVTSEVGDQCVPHYRVILWRRTGAQKISLPYSANKTMTIRQILSNFFGLEKLDKAPREVFTPELQKDLLLLEEQEGSVNFKFGVIYAREGQTTDDEMLSNESGSPGFERFLEILGERIRLKGWDKYRGGLDVKGDMTGKESFYTVYAGHEVMYHVSTVLPYSKDNPQQLERKRHIGNDIVNIIYTDDPSAVDTFNPNCIRSQFTHVFAVVTTEADGKGWRVAIYCDESVPLFGPSLPCPPVFEDPYNLREFLLVKLINGEKATFDTPTFSRKRERTLDALLRDMYQEHSQESKSNSMLNRRALSDVVEAPGRRREETRAVEMVRVGQALKLEAIMRGLAPTSLATVGPLKPRPWEPRCIYPDFPHEVVCGDVWLENRLILASENGTFLIEDGLSHRLIFDESVQIKQLDVVEQHGILLFRAGDKGKESSVYVFRLREFESDASARCAELFNDRENGDRGKEDEDDDEDAEDDDGDRNDDDDEDDADECDNFTRATARFQPVGRSRARVRIRAPAVRSRAHIKERKLRRTRGCSLYSITRPGGSHLRMCVVVGRRLTVLQWKHNAAWTIWCSSADTDTVDGFLMVKEFTASETPTLVTMIESIDPGNEWTLCCGARHHFELISASGTSRIVHMDAMPKPHLVAALDLREDEEPELLLCYNNTCHFQKLAEENTAPTEFDFNWNSMPTAVACAFPYVIAFTTDTMEIRLIINGNLVHTIAMPNISLITSKRDIFFATTAPEFLPGKCERIRLDSKPLDKEEMPCSPPPTSSSSSRSFQNSQTDWKPIRIYRIPLQTLSRNTASNCSQRRCPSPAEPEIVSAPPTTDRTFLSVEPHRAFSRSCSSSPTPTPTTNLPSPCRK from the exons ATGAGTTCTCTGCGAAGGACGCTCAATCAGTCGACGAGGGAGGGCACGTCCACGAGGAGGCACGCGCTCTCCGGGCCCACCACGAAGAGCATGAAGAACGTCGCTCATGCGAACGCGGTGCCGGCTTCGCCGCTGCGACACCGAACCAAGTACGAGCTGCGAAGCATCAGCTTGGAGGGCAACAAGGTGCTACCATGGACGGCCAG ATCCACCACGGATGCGATAGCGAGGCGAGGAGTCCTATCGAGGCGGTGCTACGGCAGCGTGGAAATG CTGCCACAGATCGAGCAGGATGGAGCCGACAATGGAAGAAGATTTCGAGTGGAGAATGGAGATTCTCCGGGGGAAAAAGAGGAG ATGTTCGGCTCGCCGAGTACGCCGATACTGGAAAACCCGGAGTACCAAACGCGTTGGTACTTCAAGTACTTCCTGGGCAAAC TGCATCAGAATTATATCGCCTCCGATCAAGAGAGAaatcctctctttctctcggtcGTCACGAGCGAGGTTGGTGATCAATGCGTGCCGCACTACCGAGTTATTTTATGGAGGCGAACC GGCGCGCAAAAAATATCGCTGCCGTACTCTGCAAACAAGACTATGACTATCAGGCAAATTCTCAG CAACTTTTTCGGTTTGGAGAAACTTGACAAAGCGCCGCGAGAAGTTTTCACGCCGGAACTGCAAAAG GATCTGTTACTGCTGGAGGAACAAGAAGGCTCGGTCAACTTCAAGTTTGGCGTTATCTACGCGAGAGAAGGTCAGACCACCGACGACGAGATGTTGTCTAACG AAAGTGGTAGCCCGGGCTTTGAGAGGTTCCTGGAGATCCTGGGTGAGAGGATACGGCTCAAAGGCTGGGACAAATACAGGGGTGGCTTGGACGTGAAAG GAGATATGACGGGCAAGGAAAGTTTCTACACGGTTTATGCAGGTCACGAAGTTATGTATCACGTTAGCACGGTGTTGCCGTATTCGAAAGACAATCCGCAGCAActggagagaaagagacacaTTGGTAACGATATTGTTAACATCATATACACGGACGATCCATCAGCCGTAGACACATTCAATCCGAACTGCATAAGAAGCCAATTTACGC ACGTGTTTGCCGTGGTGACGACCGAGGCGGACGGTAAGGGATGGCGGGTCGCTATTTATTGCGACGAGAGTGTACCTCTATTCGGACCGAGTCTTCCTTGCCCGCCGGTTTTCGAGGACCCGTATAACCTTCGAGAATTTCTTCTCGTTAAATTGATCAATGGAGAGAAGGCTACCTTCGACACTCCAACATTTTccagaaagagggagagaacgCTCGACGCCCTGTTGCGAGATATGTACCAGGAGCACTCACAGGAGAGCAAGAGCAAC AGCATGCTAAACCGGCGGGCACTTTCGGACGTTGTCGAGGCGCCCGGACGACGGCGAGAAGAGACGCGCGCCGTCGAGATGGTGCGAGTGGGACAAGCTTTAAAGTTAGAGGCTATCATGCGTGGTCTCGCACCCACCTCTCTCGCCACCGTCGGCCCTCTGAAACCGAGACCCTGGGAACCGAGATGCATTTATCCCGACTTCCCCCACGAAGTCGTCTGCGGTGATGTGTGGCTGGAGAACAGACTGATTCTCGCCTCGGAAAACGGGACATTTCTCATCGAAG ATGGTCTCTCGCACAGATTGATTTTCGACGAGTCGGTGCAAATCAAGCAGCTAGACGTAGTCGAGCAGCACGGTATACTATTGTTTCGCGCCGGGGACAAGGGCAAGGAGAGCAGCGTGTACGTATTCCGACTTCGGGAATTCGAGAGCGACGCGTCCGCGCGATGCGCCGAGTTATTCAACGACCGCGAGAACGGCGATCGGGGGAAGGAGGAtgaggacgacgacgaggacgccgaggacgacgacggcgatcgcaacgacgacgacgacgaggacgacgcTGACGAGTGCGACAATTTCACGCGCGCCACCGCCAGATTCCAGCCGGTCGGGCGTTCGCGCGCTCGCGTTCGCATCCGCGCGCCCGCTGTTCGCAGCCGGGCGCATATAAAGGAGAGGAAGCTGCGGCGTACGCGGGGATGCAGCTTGTACAGCATCACCAGGCCCGGAGGCTCGCATCTACGCATG TGCGTAGTCGTCGGCCGCCGACTGACGGTCCTTCAGTGGAAGCACAACGCAGCCTGGACCATCTGGTGTTCGTCGGCCGACACCGACACCGTCGACGGTTTCCTGATGGTGAAGGAATTCACCGCGAGCGAGACACCGACGTTAGTGACGATGATTGAGAGCATCGATCCGGGGAACGAGTGGACACTATGCTGCGGCGCTCGTCACCACTTCGAGTTGATCTCCGCTTCCGGAACTTCGAGAATAGTTCACATGGACGCGATGCCGAAGCCGCACTTGGTGGCGGCGTTGGATCTTCGCGAAGACGAGGAGCCGGAACTGTTACTTTGTTACAACA ACACGTGTCACTTTCAAAAACTGGCAGAAGAGAACACTGCGCCGACCGAGTTCGACTTCAATTGGAATTCGATGCCGACAGCCGTAG CTTGTGCCTTTCCATACGTGATCGCCTTCACTACCGACACGATGGAGATTCGACTGATAATAAACGGCAACCTGGTTCACACAATCGCGATGCCCAATATCAGCTTGATCACCTCGAAGAGGGACATCTTTTTCGCAACAACGGCTCCGGAGTTCCTTCCAGGAAAATGCGAGCGTATCCGATTGGACTCGAAACCGCTCGATAAAGAGGAAATGCCTTGCAGCCCGCCGCCTACATCTTCGTCCTCTTCCCGATCTTTTCAAA ACAGCCAGACGGATTGGAAGCCAATAAGGATCTACCGGATACCATTGCAAACGCTGTCGAGAAACACAGCGTCCAATTGCAGTCAAAGGCGGTGTCCGAGTCCGGCGGAGCCGGAAATCGTCTCCGCGCCACCGACCACCGACAGGACGTTCCTGAGCGTCGAGCCTCACCGCGCGTTCAGCAGATCCTGCAGCAGCAGTCCCACGCCCACACCGACCACGAATTTGCCGTCGCCATGTAGGAAATAA
- the LOC105680183 gene encoding GTPase-activating Rap/Ran-GAP domain-like protein 3 isoform X3, producing the protein MKNVAHANAVPASPLRHRTKYELRSISLEGNKVLPWTARSTTDAIARRGVLSRRCYGSVEMLPQIEQDGADNGRRFRVENGDSPGEKEEMFGSPSTPILENPEYQTRWYFKYFLGKLHQNYIASDQERNPLFLSVVTSEVGDQCVPHYRVILWRRTGAQKISLPYSANKTMTIRQILSNFFGLEKLDKAPREVFTPELQKDLLLLEEQEGSVNFKFGVIYAREGQTTDDEMLSNESGSPGFERFLEILGERIRLKGWDKYRGGLDVKGDMTGKESFYTVYAGHEVMYHVSTVLPYSKDNPQQLERKRHIGNDIVNIIYTDDPSAVDTFNPNCIRSQFTHVFAVVTTEADGKGWRVAIYCDESVPLFGPSLPCPPVFEDPYNLREFLLVKLINGEKATFDTPTFSRKRERTLDALLRDMYQEHSQESKSNSMLNRRALSDVVEAPGRRREETRAVEMVRVGQALKLEAIMRGLAPTSLATVGPLKPRPWEPRCIYPDFPHEVVCGDVWLENRLILASENGTFLIEDGLSHRLIFDESVQIKQLDVVEQHGILLFRAGDKGKESSVYVFRLREFESDASARCAELFNDRENGDRGKEDEDDDEDAEDDDGDRNDDDDEDDADECDNFTRATARFQPVGRSRARVRIRAPAVRSRAHIKERKLRRTRGCSLYSITRPGGSHLRMCVVVGRRLTVLQWKHNAAWTIWCSSADTDTVDGFLMVKEFTASETPTLVTMIESIDPGNEWTLCCGARHHFELISASGTSRIVHMDAMPKPHLVAALDLREDEEPELLLCYNNTCHFQKLAEENTAPTEFDFNWNSMPTAVACAFPYVIAFTTDTMEIRLIINGNLVHTIAMPNISLITSKRDIFFATTAPEFLPGKCERIRLDSKPLDKEEMPCSPPPTSSSSSRSFQNSQTDWKPIRIYRIPLQTLSRNTASNCSQRRCPSPAEPEIVSAPPTTDRTFLSVEPHRAFSRSCSSSPTPTPTTNLPSPCRK; encoded by the exons ATGAAGAACGTCGCTCATGCGAACGCGGTGCCGGCTTCGCCGCTGCGACACCGAACCAAGTACGAGCTGCGAAGCATCAGCTTGGAGGGCAACAAGGTGCTACCATGGACGGCCAG ATCCACCACGGATGCGATAGCGAGGCGAGGAGTCCTATCGAGGCGGTGCTACGGCAGCGTGGAAATG CTGCCACAGATCGAGCAGGATGGAGCCGACAATGGAAGAAGATTTCGAGTGGAGAATGGAGATTCTCCGGGGGAAAAAGAGGAG ATGTTCGGCTCGCCGAGTACGCCGATACTGGAAAACCCGGAGTACCAAACGCGTTGGTACTTCAAGTACTTCCTGGGCAAAC TGCATCAGAATTATATCGCCTCCGATCAAGAGAGAaatcctctctttctctcggtcGTCACGAGCGAGGTTGGTGATCAATGCGTGCCGCACTACCGAGTTATTTTATGGAGGCGAACC GGCGCGCAAAAAATATCGCTGCCGTACTCTGCAAACAAGACTATGACTATCAGGCAAATTCTCAG CAACTTTTTCGGTTTGGAGAAACTTGACAAAGCGCCGCGAGAAGTTTTCACGCCGGAACTGCAAAAG GATCTGTTACTGCTGGAGGAACAAGAAGGCTCGGTCAACTTCAAGTTTGGCGTTATCTACGCGAGAGAAGGTCAGACCACCGACGACGAGATGTTGTCTAACG AAAGTGGTAGCCCGGGCTTTGAGAGGTTCCTGGAGATCCTGGGTGAGAGGATACGGCTCAAAGGCTGGGACAAATACAGGGGTGGCTTGGACGTGAAAG GAGATATGACGGGCAAGGAAAGTTTCTACACGGTTTATGCAGGTCACGAAGTTATGTATCACGTTAGCACGGTGTTGCCGTATTCGAAAGACAATCCGCAGCAActggagagaaagagacacaTTGGTAACGATATTGTTAACATCATATACACGGACGATCCATCAGCCGTAGACACATTCAATCCGAACTGCATAAGAAGCCAATTTACGC ACGTGTTTGCCGTGGTGACGACCGAGGCGGACGGTAAGGGATGGCGGGTCGCTATTTATTGCGACGAGAGTGTACCTCTATTCGGACCGAGTCTTCCTTGCCCGCCGGTTTTCGAGGACCCGTATAACCTTCGAGAATTTCTTCTCGTTAAATTGATCAATGGAGAGAAGGCTACCTTCGACACTCCAACATTTTccagaaagagggagagaacgCTCGACGCCCTGTTGCGAGATATGTACCAGGAGCACTCACAGGAGAGCAAGAGCAAC AGCATGCTAAACCGGCGGGCACTTTCGGACGTTGTCGAGGCGCCCGGACGACGGCGAGAAGAGACGCGCGCCGTCGAGATGGTGCGAGTGGGACAAGCTTTAAAGTTAGAGGCTATCATGCGTGGTCTCGCACCCACCTCTCTCGCCACCGTCGGCCCTCTGAAACCGAGACCCTGGGAACCGAGATGCATTTATCCCGACTTCCCCCACGAAGTCGTCTGCGGTGATGTGTGGCTGGAGAACAGACTGATTCTCGCCTCGGAAAACGGGACATTTCTCATCGAAG ATGGTCTCTCGCACAGATTGATTTTCGACGAGTCGGTGCAAATCAAGCAGCTAGACGTAGTCGAGCAGCACGGTATACTATTGTTTCGCGCCGGGGACAAGGGCAAGGAGAGCAGCGTGTACGTATTCCGACTTCGGGAATTCGAGAGCGACGCGTCCGCGCGATGCGCCGAGTTATTCAACGACCGCGAGAACGGCGATCGGGGGAAGGAGGAtgaggacgacgacgaggacgccgaggacgacgacggcgatcgcaacgacgacgacgacgaggacgacgcTGACGAGTGCGACAATTTCACGCGCGCCACCGCCAGATTCCAGCCGGTCGGGCGTTCGCGCGCTCGCGTTCGCATCCGCGCGCCCGCTGTTCGCAGCCGGGCGCATATAAAGGAGAGGAAGCTGCGGCGTACGCGGGGATGCAGCTTGTACAGCATCACCAGGCCCGGAGGCTCGCATCTACGCATG TGCGTAGTCGTCGGCCGCCGACTGACGGTCCTTCAGTGGAAGCACAACGCAGCCTGGACCATCTGGTGTTCGTCGGCCGACACCGACACCGTCGACGGTTTCCTGATGGTGAAGGAATTCACCGCGAGCGAGACACCGACGTTAGTGACGATGATTGAGAGCATCGATCCGGGGAACGAGTGGACACTATGCTGCGGCGCTCGTCACCACTTCGAGTTGATCTCCGCTTCCGGAACTTCGAGAATAGTTCACATGGACGCGATGCCGAAGCCGCACTTGGTGGCGGCGTTGGATCTTCGCGAAGACGAGGAGCCGGAACTGTTACTTTGTTACAACA ACACGTGTCACTTTCAAAAACTGGCAGAAGAGAACACTGCGCCGACCGAGTTCGACTTCAATTGGAATTCGATGCCGACAGCCGTAG CTTGTGCCTTTCCATACGTGATCGCCTTCACTACCGACACGATGGAGATTCGACTGATAATAAACGGCAACCTGGTTCACACAATCGCGATGCCCAATATCAGCTTGATCACCTCGAAGAGGGACATCTTTTTCGCAACAACGGCTCCGGAGTTCCTTCCAGGAAAATGCGAGCGTATCCGATTGGACTCGAAACCGCTCGATAAAGAGGAAATGCCTTGCAGCCCGCCGCCTACATCTTCGTCCTCTTCCCGATCTTTTCAAA ACAGCCAGACGGATTGGAAGCCAATAAGGATCTACCGGATACCATTGCAAACGCTGTCGAGAAACACAGCGTCCAATTGCAGTCAAAGGCGGTGTCCGAGTCCGGCGGAGCCGGAAATCGTCTCCGCGCCACCGACCACCGACAGGACGTTCCTGAGCGTCGAGCCTCACCGCGCGTTCAGCAGATCCTGCAGCAGCAGTCCCACGCCCACACCGACCACGAATTTGCCGTCGCCATGTAGGAAATAA
- the LOC105680183 gene encoding GTPase-activating Rap/Ran-GAP domain-like protein 3 isoform X1, translated as MLCLDIKLMSRLRGVSSGTALSASPTHQATAASSTGPAEKNKSRKARRESGEVANAVASDGEEDLLRPDSSDQEMIRRNRSRSVCVAAILPSSQLRQLHRRASHYVSTTDAIARRGVLSRRCYGSVEMLPQIEQDGADNGRRFRVENGDSPGEKEEMFGSPSTPILENPEYQTRWYFKYFLGKLHQNYIASDQERNPLFLSVVTSEVGDQCVPHYRVILWRRTGAQKISLPYSANKTMTIRQILSNFFGLEKLDKAPREVFTPELQKDLLLLEEQEGSVNFKFGVIYAREGQTTDDEMLSNESGSPGFERFLEILGERIRLKGWDKYRGGLDVKGDMTGKESFYTVYAGHEVMYHVSTVLPYSKDNPQQLERKRHIGNDIVNIIYTDDPSAVDTFNPNCIRSQFTHVFAVVTTEADGKGWRVAIYCDESVPLFGPSLPCPPVFEDPYNLREFLLVKLINGEKATFDTPTFSRKRERTLDALLRDMYQEHSQESKSNSMLNRRALSDVVEAPGRRREETRAVEMVRVGQALKLEAIMRGLAPTSLATVGPLKPRPWEPRCIYPDFPHEVVCGDVWLENRLILASENGTFLIEDGLSHRLIFDESVQIKQLDVVEQHGILLFRAGDKGKESSVYVFRLREFESDASARCAELFNDRENGDRGKEDEDDDEDAEDDDGDRNDDDDEDDADECDNFTRATARFQPVGRSRARVRIRAPAVRSRAHIKERKLRRTRGCSLYSITRPGGSHLRMCVVVGRRLTVLQWKHNAAWTIWCSSADTDTVDGFLMVKEFTASETPTLVTMIESIDPGNEWTLCCGARHHFELISASGTSRIVHMDAMPKPHLVAALDLREDEEPELLLCYNNTCHFQKLAEENTAPTEFDFNWNSMPTAVACAFPYVIAFTTDTMEIRLIINGNLVHTIAMPNISLITSKRDIFFATTAPEFLPGKCERIRLDSKPLDKEEMPCSPPPTSSSSSRSFQNSQTDWKPIRIYRIPLQTLSRNTASNCSQRRCPSPAEPEIVSAPPTTDRTFLSVEPHRAFSRSCSSSPTPTPTTNLPSPCRK; from the exons ATGTTATGCCTGGACATCAAACTCATGTCGCGATTGCGGGGCGTCTCATCCGGAACCGCGTTGTCGGCGTCGCCGACCCACCAGGCGACGGCCGCGTCCTCGACGGGCCCCGCGGAGAAGAATAAGTCGCGCAAGGCGAGGCGCGAGAGCGGCGAGGTCGCCAACGCGGTCGCCAGCGACGGCGAGGAGGACTTGTTGCGACCGGACTCGAGCGACCAGGAGATGATTCGCCGGAACAGATCCAGATCGGTGTGCGTGGCGGCGATTCTGCCGTCCTCACAGCTCCGACAGTTGCACCGACGCGCCAGTCATTATGT ATCCACCACGGATGCGATAGCGAGGCGAGGAGTCCTATCGAGGCGGTGCTACGGCAGCGTGGAAATG CTGCCACAGATCGAGCAGGATGGAGCCGACAATGGAAGAAGATTTCGAGTGGAGAATGGAGATTCTCCGGGGGAAAAAGAGGAG ATGTTCGGCTCGCCGAGTACGCCGATACTGGAAAACCCGGAGTACCAAACGCGTTGGTACTTCAAGTACTTCCTGGGCAAAC TGCATCAGAATTATATCGCCTCCGATCAAGAGAGAaatcctctctttctctcggtcGTCACGAGCGAGGTTGGTGATCAATGCGTGCCGCACTACCGAGTTATTTTATGGAGGCGAACC GGCGCGCAAAAAATATCGCTGCCGTACTCTGCAAACAAGACTATGACTATCAGGCAAATTCTCAG CAACTTTTTCGGTTTGGAGAAACTTGACAAAGCGCCGCGAGAAGTTTTCACGCCGGAACTGCAAAAG GATCTGTTACTGCTGGAGGAACAAGAAGGCTCGGTCAACTTCAAGTTTGGCGTTATCTACGCGAGAGAAGGTCAGACCACCGACGACGAGATGTTGTCTAACG AAAGTGGTAGCCCGGGCTTTGAGAGGTTCCTGGAGATCCTGGGTGAGAGGATACGGCTCAAAGGCTGGGACAAATACAGGGGTGGCTTGGACGTGAAAG GAGATATGACGGGCAAGGAAAGTTTCTACACGGTTTATGCAGGTCACGAAGTTATGTATCACGTTAGCACGGTGTTGCCGTATTCGAAAGACAATCCGCAGCAActggagagaaagagacacaTTGGTAACGATATTGTTAACATCATATACACGGACGATCCATCAGCCGTAGACACATTCAATCCGAACTGCATAAGAAGCCAATTTACGC ACGTGTTTGCCGTGGTGACGACCGAGGCGGACGGTAAGGGATGGCGGGTCGCTATTTATTGCGACGAGAGTGTACCTCTATTCGGACCGAGTCTTCCTTGCCCGCCGGTTTTCGAGGACCCGTATAACCTTCGAGAATTTCTTCTCGTTAAATTGATCAATGGAGAGAAGGCTACCTTCGACACTCCAACATTTTccagaaagagggagagaacgCTCGACGCCCTGTTGCGAGATATGTACCAGGAGCACTCACAGGAGAGCAAGAGCAAC AGCATGCTAAACCGGCGGGCACTTTCGGACGTTGTCGAGGCGCCCGGACGACGGCGAGAAGAGACGCGCGCCGTCGAGATGGTGCGAGTGGGACAAGCTTTAAAGTTAGAGGCTATCATGCGTGGTCTCGCACCCACCTCTCTCGCCACCGTCGGCCCTCTGAAACCGAGACCCTGGGAACCGAGATGCATTTATCCCGACTTCCCCCACGAAGTCGTCTGCGGTGATGTGTGGCTGGAGAACAGACTGATTCTCGCCTCGGAAAACGGGACATTTCTCATCGAAG ATGGTCTCTCGCACAGATTGATTTTCGACGAGTCGGTGCAAATCAAGCAGCTAGACGTAGTCGAGCAGCACGGTATACTATTGTTTCGCGCCGGGGACAAGGGCAAGGAGAGCAGCGTGTACGTATTCCGACTTCGGGAATTCGAGAGCGACGCGTCCGCGCGATGCGCCGAGTTATTCAACGACCGCGAGAACGGCGATCGGGGGAAGGAGGAtgaggacgacgacgaggacgccgaggacgacgacggcgatcgcaacgacgacgacgacgaggacgacgcTGACGAGTGCGACAATTTCACGCGCGCCACCGCCAGATTCCAGCCGGTCGGGCGTTCGCGCGCTCGCGTTCGCATCCGCGCGCCCGCTGTTCGCAGCCGGGCGCATATAAAGGAGAGGAAGCTGCGGCGTACGCGGGGATGCAGCTTGTACAGCATCACCAGGCCCGGAGGCTCGCATCTACGCATG TGCGTAGTCGTCGGCCGCCGACTGACGGTCCTTCAGTGGAAGCACAACGCAGCCTGGACCATCTGGTGTTCGTCGGCCGACACCGACACCGTCGACGGTTTCCTGATGGTGAAGGAATTCACCGCGAGCGAGACACCGACGTTAGTGACGATGATTGAGAGCATCGATCCGGGGAACGAGTGGACACTATGCTGCGGCGCTCGTCACCACTTCGAGTTGATCTCCGCTTCCGGAACTTCGAGAATAGTTCACATGGACGCGATGCCGAAGCCGCACTTGGTGGCGGCGTTGGATCTTCGCGAAGACGAGGAGCCGGAACTGTTACTTTGTTACAACA ACACGTGTCACTTTCAAAAACTGGCAGAAGAGAACACTGCGCCGACCGAGTTCGACTTCAATTGGAATTCGATGCCGACAGCCGTAG CTTGTGCCTTTCCATACGTGATCGCCTTCACTACCGACACGATGGAGATTCGACTGATAATAAACGGCAACCTGGTTCACACAATCGCGATGCCCAATATCAGCTTGATCACCTCGAAGAGGGACATCTTTTTCGCAACAACGGCTCCGGAGTTCCTTCCAGGAAAATGCGAGCGTATCCGATTGGACTCGAAACCGCTCGATAAAGAGGAAATGCCTTGCAGCCCGCCGCCTACATCTTCGTCCTCTTCCCGATCTTTTCAAA ACAGCCAGACGGATTGGAAGCCAATAAGGATCTACCGGATACCATTGCAAACGCTGTCGAGAAACACAGCGTCCAATTGCAGTCAAAGGCGGTGTCCGAGTCCGGCGGAGCCGGAAATCGTCTCCGCGCCACCGACCACCGACAGGACGTTCCTGAGCGTCGAGCCTCACCGCGCGTTCAGCAGATCCTGCAGCAGCAGTCCCACGCCCACACCGACCACGAATTTGCCGTCGCCATGTAGGAAATAA